In Streptomyces violaceusniger Tu 4113, one DNA window encodes the following:
- a CDS encoding carbohydrate ABC transporter permease, which produces MTPTTTRATDGARPPAGKPRAKAVPGTRPAPAAGRRPGRRENLAGYLFLTPWCIGILLLTLGPMLVSLYLAFTDYNLFDSPRWIGFRNFQDLFQDDRWWTSVQVTLKYVLIGTPLKLAAALAVALLLVKPRKGQGFYRSAFYAPSLIGASVSVGVVWRAIFNDDAIVDKSMSLFGWDVGGWIGDPDWALPTLITLTVWQFGAPMVIFLAGLKQVPGELYEAAEMDGAGRWQRFRSITLPMISPVLFFNLLLELIHSFQVFTSAVVIAGSGTNTGGPGDSLLVYGWYLYEQGFRNLRMGYAAAMAWMLMLGIGLVTAVLFKTQRGWVHYEEDAR; this is translated from the coding sequence GTGACACCGACCACGACGCGTGCGACGGACGGAGCGCGGCCTCCCGCCGGGAAGCCCCGGGCCAAGGCCGTCCCCGGCACCCGCCCCGCGCCCGCGGCGGGGCGGCGGCCGGGCCGCCGCGAGAACCTCGCGGGCTATCTCTTCCTCACGCCCTGGTGCATCGGGATCCTGCTGCTCACCCTCGGCCCGATGCTCGTCTCGCTCTATCTGGCGTTCACCGACTACAACCTCTTCGACTCGCCGCGGTGGATCGGGTTCAGGAACTTCCAGGACCTCTTCCAGGACGACCGCTGGTGGACCTCGGTCCAGGTGACGCTCAAGTACGTACTGATCGGCACCCCGCTGAAGCTGGCCGCGGCGCTCGCCGTGGCGTTGCTGCTGGTCAAGCCCCGTAAGGGCCAGGGCTTCTACCGCTCGGCGTTCTACGCCCCCTCGCTCATCGGCGCCAGCGTGAGCGTCGGCGTCGTCTGGCGGGCGATCTTCAACGACGACGCGATCGTCGACAAGTCGATGAGCCTCTTCGGATGGGACGTCGGCGGCTGGATCGGCGACCCGGACTGGGCGCTGCCCACCCTCATCACCCTGACCGTCTGGCAGTTCGGCGCGCCGATGGTGATCTTCCTGGCCGGGCTGAAGCAGGTGCCGGGCGAACTCTACGAGGCCGCCGAGATGGACGGCGCCGGCCGCTGGCAACGGTTCCGGTCCATCACCCTGCCGATGATCTCGCCGGTGCTCTTCTTCAACCTCCTGCTGGAACTCATCCACTCGTTCCAGGTCTTCACCTCGGCGGTGGTGATCGCGGGGTCGGGCACCAACACCGGCGGACCAGGCGACTCCCTGCTGGTGTACGGCTGGTACCTCTACGAGCAGGGCTTCCGCAATCTGCGCATGGGCTACGCGGCCGCGATGGCCTGGATGCTGATGCTCGGCATCGGCCTGGTGACCGCCGTGCTGTTCAAGACCCAGCGCGGCTGGGTGCACTACGAGGAGGATGCCAGATGA
- a CDS encoding chorismate-binding protein, translating to MHDLPPLARFGGLLATDLREVTSDPSALDTHGFWAVVADFEGRLVCARFGDVRTEPVPPPAPGGWRGPSAGEWTSSLDRDAYTAGVRGIRRRIAAGEVYQANLCRVLTAPLPDPAGADVDALTALLALGNPAPYAGTVRLPAHGVEVATASPELFLRRAGRTVESGPIKGTGRGPEDLLEKDHAENVMIVDLVRNDLGRVCATGSVTVPALCAVEPHPGLVHLVSTVRGELAPGTGWPELLAATFPPGSVTGAPKSSALRVIEELETAPRRPYCGGIGWVDADRGTGELAVGIRTFWIDRGPAGAVLRFGTGAGITWGSDPEREWDETELKAARLLAVASGVQQPTGRATR from the coding sequence GTGCACGATCTGCCCCCGCTCGCCCGCTTCGGCGGCCTGCTCGCCACCGATCTACGCGAGGTGACCAGCGATCCGTCGGCCCTGGACACCCACGGTTTCTGGGCCGTTGTCGCGGACTTCGAGGGCCGTCTGGTCTGTGCACGCTTCGGGGACGTACGGACCGAGCCCGTGCCGCCCCCCGCGCCCGGCGGCTGGCGCGGCCCCTCGGCCGGGGAGTGGACCTCGTCCCTGGACCGGGACGCCTACACCGCCGGGGTGCGCGGCATCCGGCGGCGCATCGCGGCCGGTGAGGTCTACCAGGCCAATCTCTGCCGGGTGCTGACCGCGCCGCTGCCCGATCCGGCCGGGGCCGATGTGGACGCGCTGACCGCGCTGCTGGCCCTGGGCAACCCCGCCCCGTACGCGGGCACCGTAAGGCTGCCCGCCCACGGGGTGGAGGTCGCCACTGCCTCGCCCGAACTGTTCCTGCGGCGCGCCGGGCGCACCGTGGAGTCCGGCCCCATCAAGGGCACCGGCCGCGGCCCCGAAGACCTGCTGGAGAAGGACCACGCCGAGAACGTGATGATCGTGGACCTGGTCCGCAACGACCTGGGCCGGGTCTGCGCCACCGGCTCGGTGACCGTCCCGGCCCTCTGTGCGGTCGAACCGCATCCGGGACTGGTCCACCTCGTCTCCACGGTGCGCGGCGAACTCGCCCCCGGCACCGGCTGGCCGGAACTGCTCGCGGCCACCTTCCCGCCCGGATCGGTCACCGGCGCGCCCAAGTCCAGCGCGCTGCGCGTCATCGAGGAGCTGGAGACCGCGCCCCGACGTCCGTACTGCGGGGGCATCGGCTGGGTCGACGCCGACCGCGGCACCGGTGAGCTGGCGGTCGGGATACGGACCTTCTGGATCGACCGCGGCCCGGCCGGGGCCGTGCTGCGGTTCGGCACCGGGGCGGGCATCACGTGGGGCTCCGACCCGGAGCGCGAATGGGACGAAACGGAACTCAAGGCCGCCCGACTGCTCGCGGTAGCGTCGGGCGTACAGCAGCCGACGGGAAGGGCGACGCGATGA
- a CDS encoding GNAT family N-acetyltransferase: MTTTLRPIAPEQHTDGGGRARSYEVCVNSRPVGSVQLTTDARLGPTAGRIERLDIDEGERHRGRGTVAALAAEEVLRGWGCTQLVVRVPAPATTALALAAALGYRERGRNMLKRLTEPPALPGDSAIRPMAEAEYPAWRARERAGYIADLLERGVTRQQAETKADTDYATLLPQGPDTPGALLRVLAHGGTDVGTLWVALREGEPDAAESGEAYVFAVEVTEEHRGRGHGRTLMLAAERASLAHGARSLGLHVFGGNTPALRLYESLGYEPTEYQLYKPLL; this comes from the coding sequence GTGACCACCACGCTGCGGCCCATCGCGCCCGAACAGCACACCGACGGCGGCGGGCGTGCCCGTTCGTACGAGGTGTGTGTCAACAGCCGCCCCGTCGGCTCCGTCCAGCTCACCACCGACGCCCGCCTGGGCCCGACGGCCGGGCGCATCGAGCGGCTCGACATCGACGAGGGCGAGCGGCACCGGGGCCGCGGCACGGTCGCCGCGCTCGCCGCCGAGGAGGTGCTGCGCGGCTGGGGCTGCACCCAGCTCGTGGTGAGAGTCCCCGCACCGGCCACGACCGCCCTCGCGCTCGCGGCCGCGCTCGGCTACCGCGAGCGCGGCCGCAACATGCTAAAGCGGCTCACGGAGCCGCCCGCACTGCCCGGGGACAGCGCGATACGCCCCATGGCGGAGGCCGAGTACCCGGCGTGGCGCGCCCGCGAGCGGGCCGGATACATCGCCGACCTGTTGGAGCGCGGAGTCACCCGGCAGCAGGCCGAGACCAAGGCGGACACCGACTACGCGACGCTGCTGCCGCAGGGCCCGGACACCCCCGGGGCCCTACTGCGCGTCCTCGCCCACGGCGGTACGGACGTGGGCACCCTCTGGGTCGCGCTGCGCGAGGGGGAGCCCGACGCCGCCGAGAGCGGGGAGGCGTACGTCTTCGCCGTCGAGGTCACCGAGGAGCACCGCGGCCGCGGACACGGCCGCACCCTGATGCTGGCCGCCGAGCGCGCGAGCCTGGCGCACGGGGCGCGCAGCCTGGGCCTGCATGTCTTCGGCGGCAACACCCCGGCGCTGCGGTTGTACGAGTCGCTGGGCTACGAGCCGACCGAGTACCAGCTCTACAAGCCGCTGCTCTGA
- a CDS encoding zf-TFIIB domain-containing protein: protein MQCPKCHAPMHTYNRNGVQIEQCSGCRGIFLDYGELEALTRLETQWTQQMPPAAPGPQGYPAAPAPAWGAPQHGHHGGHHGHHKRGFGHMLFSS from the coding sequence ATGCAGTGTCCCAAGTGCCATGCGCCGATGCACACGTATAACCGCAATGGCGTGCAGATAGAGCAGTGCAGCGGCTGCCGGGGGATCTTCCTGGACTATGGGGAGCTGGAGGCGCTGACCCGCCTTGAGACGCAGTGGACCCAGCAGATGCCGCCCGCCGCGCCCGGCCCGCAGGGGTACCCGGCCGCGCCCGCGCCCGCGTGGGGCGCGCCGCAGCACGGGCACCATGGCGGTCACCACGGCCACCACAAGCGGGGCTTCGGGCACATGCTCTTCTCGTCCTGA
- a CDS encoding DsbA family protein — protein MSHTDPSPRPVLDVWCELQCPDCRTALGDLRALRDRFQDALDIRLRHFPLERHRHAHAAAQAAEEAIAQGRGWPYVEAVLERTEELGTRGEPLLVEVARELGLDAEEMDTALVDGRHMLIVDADQAEGKAIGVTGTPTYVIGGERLDGGKSQEGLRERVEEIAARLIAERP, from the coding sequence ATGAGCCACACCGACCCCTCCCCTCGCCCCGTCCTCGACGTCTGGTGCGAGCTGCAGTGCCCCGACTGCCGTACCGCCCTGGGCGATCTGCGCGCGCTGCGCGACCGCTTCCAGGACGCCCTGGACATCCGGCTGCGCCACTTCCCGCTGGAGCGCCACCGGCACGCCCACGCGGCGGCCCAGGCGGCCGAGGAGGCCATCGCGCAGGGGCGCGGCTGGCCGTATGTCGAGGCCGTCCTGGAGCGCACCGAGGAGCTCGGGACCCGCGGTGAGCCGCTGCTGGTGGAGGTGGCCCGGGAGCTGGGGCTGGACGCCGAGGAGATGGACACCGCGCTGGTCGACGGCCGGCACATGCTGATCGTGGACGCGGACCAGGCCGAGGGCAAGGCGATCGGGGTCACCGGCACCCCCACGTATGTGATCGGCGGCGAGCGGCTCGACGGCGGCAAGAGCCAGGAGGGGCTGCGGGAGCGCGTCGAGGAGATCGCCGCCCGCCTCATCGCCGAGCGACCGTAA
- a CDS encoding cyclase family protein, with protein MDASHTGTSNSADLPSNWGRWGEDDQLGTVNLITAEARARGAAEARTGRTVSLAVPIQPAPLISGPFAPSTQDASPVQQMMVYVGSPAPAMADVMLVTNHHPRSTHLDALGHAIRDGRVYPGRPVDEAVTPAGARHGSTTAFAAGLATRGILLDLAADGPLPSGHAVTARDLEAAEERQRVRLESGDALVVRCGWPMTPDPERPMPGMSLDAVRWMHRRGVSLYAGDIGDAHPDLDPACPLPLHRVALPMMGLPLIDAAEVDGLAAVCAELGRYAFLLTVAPPRIHGLTGVPVNPLAVF; from the coding sequence ATGGACGCATCACACACGGGAACGAGCAACTCAGCAGACCTGCCGAGCAATTGGGGCCGGTGGGGTGAGGACGACCAGCTCGGCACGGTCAACCTCATCACCGCGGAGGCCCGGGCCAGGGGCGCCGCGGAGGCCCGCACCGGGCGGACGGTGTCACTCGCGGTGCCGATCCAGCCGGCGCCGCTCATCAGCGGCCCCTTCGCGCCGTCCACCCAGGACGCCTCGCCCGTTCAGCAGATGATGGTCTACGTCGGTTCCCCCGCGCCGGCGATGGCGGACGTGATGCTGGTGACCAATCACCACCCGCGCTCGACACACCTCGACGCGCTGGGGCACGCGATCCGCGACGGGCGGGTCTATCCGGGGCGGCCCGTGGACGAGGCCGTGACACCGGCCGGCGCCCGGCACGGCTCCACGACGGCGTTCGCCGCCGGGCTCGCCACCCGGGGCATCCTGCTCGACCTGGCGGCCGACGGCCCGTTGCCCAGTGGCCATGCGGTCACTGCGCGGGACCTCGAGGCGGCCGAGGAACGCCAGCGCGTGCGGCTGGAGTCCGGGGACGCCCTGGTGGTGCGTTGCGGATGGCCCATGACGCCCGACCCCGAGCGGCCGATGCCGGGGATGAGCCTGGACGCGGTGCGCTGGATGCACCGGCGCGGCGTATCGCTCTACGCGGGCGACATCGGCGACGCGCACCCGGACCTGGACCCCGCCTGCCCCTTGCCACTGCACCGGGTCGCCCTGCCGATGATGGGCCTGCCGCTGATCGACGCCGCCGAGGTGGACGGGCTCGCCGCCGTCTGCGCGGAGCTGGGCCGCTATGCTTTTCTGCTCACGGTGGCACCGCCACGTATCCATGGGCTGACCGGGGTGCCCGTCAACCCGCTCGCGGTCTTCTGA
- a CDS encoding SsgA family sporulation/cell division regulator gives MNTTVSCELHLRLVVSSESSLPVPAGLRYDTADPYAVHATFHTGAEETVEWVFARDLLAEGLHRPTGTGDVRVWPSRSHGQGVVCIALSSPEGEALLEAPARALESFLKRTDAAVPPGTEHRHFDLDTELSHILAES, from the coding sequence ATGAACACCACGGTCAGCTGCGAGCTGCACCTGCGCCTCGTTGTGTCGAGCGAATCCTCACTGCCTGTACCCGCGGGCCTGCGGTATGACACGGCCGACCCTTACGCCGTGCACGCCACCTTCCACACCGGAGCCGAAGAGACGGTCGAATGGGTGTTTGCCCGCGATCTTCTCGCCGAGGGTCTGCACCGGCCCACCGGCACCGGCGACGTCCGTGTGTGGCCGTCCCGCAGCCACGGCCAGGGAGTCGTCTGCATCGCCCTGAGCTCCCCGGAGGGGGAGGCACTGCTCGAAGCCCCGGCGCGGGCCCTGGAGTCGTTCCTGAAGCGAACCGACGCCGCGGTGCCACCCGGTACCGAACACCGCCATTTCGACCTCGACACAGAGCTCTCCCACATCCTGGCGGAGAGCTGA
- a CDS encoding TetR family transcriptional regulator: protein MRPGSGPLDAETILTATEDVLRRHGPAKATVLDVARVLGVSHASVYRHFPSKAALREAVTRRWLGLAREPLATVAADTRQAPPERLRTWLTTLFAAKRKLLSEDPELFATYRVLAAEHSDAAADHVADLIEQLRVIIADGVASGDFTSPDPTATARTVFDATTAYHHPAHAPEWQTPGAEAALESVCALLINGLRSR from the coding sequence ATGCGTCCGGGTTCGGGCCCCCTTGACGCCGAGACCATCCTGACGGCCACGGAGGACGTGCTGCGCCGCCATGGACCGGCGAAGGCCACGGTGCTGGACGTGGCGCGGGTTCTGGGAGTCAGCCACGCCAGCGTCTACCGGCACTTCCCGTCCAAGGCGGCGCTGCGCGAAGCCGTGACCCGGCGCTGGCTGGGCCTGGCGCGCGAGCCCCTCGCGACGGTCGCGGCCGACACCCGGCAGGCCCCGCCCGAGCGACTGCGCACCTGGCTCACCACGCTGTTCGCCGCCAAGCGGAAGCTGCTGTCCGAGGACCCGGAGCTCTTCGCCACCTACCGGGTCCTGGCGGCCGAGCACAGTGACGCGGCCGCCGACCATGTGGCCGATCTGATCGAGCAACTGCGCGTCATCATCGCCGACGGCGTCGCCAGCGGTGACTTCACTTCCCCCGACCCCACCGCGACGGCGCGGACCGTCTTCGACGCCACGACGGCCTACCACCACCCCGCGCACGCCCCCGAGTGGCAGACCCCGGGCGCCGAGGCCGCCTTGGAGTCCGTCTGCGCCCTGCTCATCAACGGCCTGCGCTCTCGCTGA
- a CDS encoding CGNR zinc finger domain-containing protein, producing the protein MLINHDTRCALDAVVDLVNTAPEGADRDDLADVAALRRFVERNDISDISTLGERDLAAVRAVRERFAEVFSAAGNEAATRRSAELLNAMIAAAGTTPRLTDHDGFDWHVHYFAPGASLADHLAADCGMALAFIVVAGERERLRRCEAPDCRHAFVDLSRNRSRRYCDSRTCGNRLHVAAYRARRREAAS; encoded by the coding sequence GTGCTGATCAACCACGACACCCGGTGCGCGCTCGACGCGGTCGTCGATCTGGTGAACACCGCGCCCGAGGGTGCGGACCGGGACGACCTCGCCGATGTCGCCGCCCTGCGCCGGTTCGTCGAGCGCAATGACATAAGCGACATCAGCACGCTCGGGGAGCGCGACCTCGCCGCCGTCCGGGCCGTACGGGAGCGCTTCGCCGAGGTCTTCTCGGCGGCCGGGAACGAGGCCGCCACCCGCCGCTCCGCCGAGCTGCTCAACGCGATGATCGCCGCGGCCGGCACCACCCCCCGGCTCACCGACCACGACGGCTTCGACTGGCATGTGCACTACTTCGCGCCCGGAGCCTCGCTGGCCGACCACCTCGCCGCCGACTGCGGCATGGCGCTGGCGTTCATCGTGGTGGCGGGCGAGCGGGAGCGGCTGCGCCGCTGTGAGGCCCCGGACTGCCGCCACGCCTTCGTGGACCTGTCCCGCAACCGCTCCCGGCGCTACTGCGACAGCCGCACCTGCGGCAACCGGTTGCATGTCGCCGCGTACCGCGCCCGGCGCCGCGAGGCCGCGAGCTGA
- a CDS encoding TIGR02611 family protein, translating into MNAESDRRRGAAETPPQAATGGDGSKREPVWGSRAPRFIKRSRPLHLSWQVGVFIVGLGVVGLGIILLPLPGPGWLVIFAGMAIWATEFVWAQLVLAWTKRKVTEAAHRALDPRVRRRNLILTTIAVVICAAAVSVYVWKFGIVMPWKIEQ; encoded by the coding sequence ATGAATGCGGAGAGTGACCGGCGGCGGGGGGCTGCCGAAACGCCGCCCCAGGCCGCGACGGGGGGCGACGGGTCGAAGCGGGAGCCGGTGTGGGGTTCCCGGGCGCCGCGGTTCATCAAGCGGTCGCGCCCGCTCCACCTGAGCTGGCAGGTCGGCGTCTTCATCGTCGGCCTCGGGGTCGTGGGTCTGGGCATCATTCTGCTGCCCCTGCCCGGTCCGGGGTGGCTGGTGATCTTCGCTGGAATGGCGATCTGGGCGACCGAGTTCGTCTGGGCCCAGTTGGTGCTGGCCTGGACCAAGCGCAAGGTCACCGAGGCGGCGCACCGTGCCCTGGATCCGAGGGTGCGCCGGCGCAATCTCATACTGACCACGATCGCGGTGGTGATCTGCGCCGCGGCGGTGTCGGTGTACGTGTGGAAGTTCGGCATCGTGATGCCGTGGAAGATCGAACAGTGA
- a CDS encoding aminotransferase class IV — translation MKPAIWLDGSLCDADSARVSVFDHGLTVGDGVFETVKATEGQPFALTRHLRRLARSAEGLGLPEPDLDEVRRGCEEVLGAHPVPFGRLRITYTGGLSPLGSDRGTAGPTLVVALSEAARRPDATAVITVPWARNERGALTGLKTTSYGENVVALARAREQDATEALFGNTVGALCEGTGTNVFVVLDGELHTPPLSSGCLAGITRALVLEWVGAKETDLPLEALRRAEEVFLTSTTRDVQGVHRVDTRILPGAPGPVTAEALRIFTERAAADIDP, via the coding sequence ATGAAACCGGCCATCTGGCTCGATGGATCCCTCTGCGACGCGGACAGCGCCAGGGTGTCCGTCTTCGACCATGGGCTCACGGTCGGCGACGGTGTCTTCGAGACCGTCAAGGCCACCGAGGGGCAGCCTTTCGCCCTCACCCGCCATCTGCGGCGGCTGGCCCGCTCCGCTGAGGGCCTGGGGCTTCCCGAGCCGGACCTGGACGAGGTGCGGCGGGGCTGCGAGGAGGTGCTGGGGGCCCACCCCGTGCCGTTCGGGCGGCTCAGGATCACCTACACCGGCGGGCTCTCGCCGCTCGGCTCCGACCGCGGCACGGCCGGACCCACGCTGGTGGTCGCGCTGTCCGAGGCGGCCCGCCGGCCCGACGCCACGGCCGTGATCACCGTTCCCTGGGCGCGCAACGAACGCGGGGCGCTCACCGGCCTGAAGACCACCTCGTACGGCGAGAACGTGGTCGCGCTGGCCCGCGCCCGCGAGCAGGACGCCACCGAGGCCCTCTTCGGCAACACCGTCGGCGCGCTCTGCGAGGGCACCGGCACCAACGTCTTCGTGGTCCTCGACGGCGAGCTGCACACCCCGCCGCTCTCCTCCGGCTGCCTCGCCGGGATCACCCGCGCCCTGGTGCTGGAATGGGTGGGCGCCAAGGAGACCGATCTGCCGCTGGAGGCGCTGCGCCGGGCCGAGGAGGTCTTCCTGACCTCCACGACCCGCGACGTACAGGGCGTGCACCGGGTGGACACCCGCATCCTGCCCGGCGCCCCCGGCCCGGTCACCGCCGAGGCCCTGCGGATCTTCACCGAGCGGGCCGCCGCGGACATCGACCCCTGA
- a CDS encoding ABC transporter substrate-binding protein, giving the protein MGARRWTARARGVRAAAAVVAALGLLATGCGGGSGSGDGKVTIRYSWWGAKDRAELIQKTVKLFEKEHPNIKVKTDFSEYTDFWSKFNTQAAGGNPPDVFQNSYAFLRKYGDKNLLLDLNGQAKAGNLSLKGFRNGLEKAGDIDGKLLGVPVGANTFALFYNPDAFKKAGVNVEAGWTWDDFFTAAKKVRRSDDALYGASDNANVMYLYDLYLRQNGKAFFTKDSKLGFTKDDLTEWWGRWQQHAKADELVPGKKSEQAKPKASISADLSASEFTWDNFLVRFAAETKTPLDLGPIPTTDGKRTGQYLSSLMLSGSARTQHPEEVAQFIDFMTHDPEVGKVMGYNRGIPATTSQYDAYRPQGVDAKIAAYEKSVSAKLEPITPHPAGADVAEAAFLRIYTQVALGQTSMGKAVDQFFNEAESALGS; this is encoded by the coding sequence ATGGGTGCTCGGCGATGGACGGCGAGGGCGAGAGGGGTTCGCGCGGCCGCGGCCGTGGTCGCCGCGCTGGGGCTGCTGGCCACCGGCTGTGGCGGGGGGAGCGGCTCGGGGGACGGCAAGGTGACCATCCGCTACTCCTGGTGGGGCGCCAAGGACCGCGCCGAGCTGATTCAGAAGACGGTGAAGCTGTTCGAGAAGGAACATCCGAACATCAAGGTCAAGACAGACTTCTCGGAATACACCGACTTCTGGAGCAAGTTCAACACCCAGGCCGCGGGCGGAAACCCCCCGGACGTCTTCCAGAACTCCTACGCCTTCCTGCGCAAATACGGCGACAAGAACCTTCTCCTGGATCTGAATGGTCAGGCCAAGGCCGGAAATCTCAGCCTGAAGGGTTTTCGTAACGGGCTGGAGAAGGCCGGGGATATCGACGGCAAGCTCCTGGGAGTGCCGGTCGGCGCCAATACCTTCGCCCTCTTCTACAACCCGGACGCGTTCAAGAAGGCCGGAGTGAACGTCGAGGCCGGATGGACCTGGGACGACTTCTTCACGGCCGCCAAGAAGGTGCGCAGGAGCGACGACGCGCTCTACGGCGCCAGCGACAACGCCAATGTGATGTACCTCTACGACCTGTATCTGCGGCAGAACGGCAAGGCGTTCTTCACCAAGGACAGCAAGCTCGGCTTCACCAAGGACGACCTCACCGAGTGGTGGGGCCGGTGGCAGCAGCACGCCAAGGCCGACGAGCTGGTGCCGGGCAAGAAGTCCGAGCAGGCCAAGCCCAAGGCGTCGATCAGCGCCGATCTGTCGGCCTCCGAGTTCACCTGGGACAACTTCCTGGTCCGCTTCGCCGCCGAGACCAAGACCCCCCTCGACCTCGGGCCCATCCCGACCACGGACGGCAAGCGGACCGGCCAGTACCTCTCCTCGCTGATGCTCAGCGGCTCCGCCCGCACCCAGCACCCCGAGGAAGTCGCCCAGTTCATCGACTTCATGACCCATGACCCCGAGGTGGGCAAGGTCATGGGCTACAACCGCGGCATCCCGGCGACCACCTCCCAGTACGACGCCTACCGGCCCCAGGGCGTCGACGCCAAGATCGCCGCGTATGAGAAGAGCGTGAGCGCCAAGCTGGAGCCGATCACCCCGCATCCGGCCGGTGCCGATGTCGCCGAGGCCGCCTTCCTGAGGATCTACACCCAGGTCGCGCTGGGACAGACCTCGATGGGCAAGGCCGTCGACCAGTTCTTCAACGAGGCCGAGTCCGCGCTCGGCTCGTGA
- a CDS encoding phosphotransferase has product MSQTAAQLVAALRRGRRGATAEVTVLADRPDATVVRYGHVVAKAHPPGTDPAELAVRLGVAAHPRCAGILLPPVDDGMGALPDGRRVTLWPYGEPVAPDAPDAAPWVEAGKLLARLHAVPVAELPGPLPAMRGPAKAARAIARLRAAELPDSAAIRAVLHAWAGLPGWARGVDRTDHADHADHADLDRTDRRDRGDRRDRADRQEANSLCHGDLHLGQLIRPHATDWRLIDIDDLGLGDPAWDLARPAAWYAAGLLAPEDWDRFLGAYRAAGGSAAGQGDPWPRLDVPARALTVQTAALALAKAAAAGRALDEAEEAMVEAAVRIARYMEAIG; this is encoded by the coding sequence GTGAGCCAAACCGCGGCGCAGCTCGTCGCCGCCCTTCGCCGGGGCCGGCGTGGCGCCACCGCCGAGGTGACCGTCCTGGCCGACCGGCCCGACGCCACCGTCGTGCGGTACGGCCATGTCGTCGCCAAGGCGCACCCGCCCGGCACGGACCCGGCCGAGCTGGCCGTCCGGCTCGGGGTCGCGGCCCACCCCCGGTGCGCGGGGATACTGCTGCCGCCGGTCGACGACGGCATGGGCGCGCTGCCCGATGGCCGGCGGGTCACCCTCTGGCCGTACGGCGAACCCGTGGCGCCCGACGCGCCGGACGCGGCCCCGTGGGTCGAGGCGGGGAAGCTGCTGGCCCGGCTGCACGCCGTGCCGGTCGCCGAACTGCCCGGCCCCCTCCCGGCGATGCGCGGTCCGGCCAAGGCGGCCCGCGCCATCGCCCGGCTGCGGGCGGCGGAACTCCCCGACAGCGCGGCCATCCGGGCCGTGCTGCACGCCTGGGCCGGTCTGCCCGGCTGGGCGCGAGGAGTGGACCGCACGGACCACGCGGACCACGCGGACCACGCGGACCTGGACCGTACGGACCGCCGGGACCGCGGAGATCGCCGGGATCGCGCGGACCGCCAAGAGGCCAACAGCCTCTGCCACGGCGATCTCCACCTGGGCCAACTCATCCGCCCCCACGCCACCGACTGGCGGCTCATCGACATCGACGACCTCGGCCTCGGCGACCCGGCCTGGGATCTCGCGCGGCCCGCCGCCTGGTACGCCGCCGGGCTGCTCGCCCCCGAGGACTGGGACCGGTTTCTGGGGGCGTACCGGGCGGCGGGCGGTTCCGCCGCGGGGCAGGGCGACCCCTGGCCGCGGCTGGACGTGCCCGCCCGCGCCCTCACTGTCCAGACCGCCGCGCTCGCGCTCGCCAAAGCGGCGGCCGCCGGGCGGGCGTTGGACGAGGCCGAGGAGGCGATGGTGGAGGCGGCTGTCCGCATCGCCCGGTACATGGAGGCCATAGGGTGA